CTCCTGCTGAGGCAAAAGTAGCGCCATTCACACCAAACAACACTCCGACAACGTTTCCGCTGTTAGCCCCAGGTCCGGGGACTGTGGTCACAGCTCCTGCCGTTGAGGTAAAGTTATAATCGACAGGATTGCCTGCCGTCCGCCGTGTTATCTGCAACTGACCGCCGACAAGTTCAGCCTTAAGTTTGGGGATCAGATTAATAGCATTGATAACATCATTGACCGTCGAATTGGCATTAAGGCCGTTTATGATTTCAACGGGTGTGCCATCGACCGAGAACCCAAAGTTGGTGAAGTCAGTAACGCCGAGTACGCCAAGGGTCATGCTTGCGCCAAGTACACCGACAAGATTGCCTGAGCCATCATTACCTGTGTTGGCACCGGTGTATCTCGCGTTCTGGGCCTGGGCGCCAGTGATGGAAATTGTGTGCGTGCCACCCACTCCATCAAGGGCGGTTCCGCTGACGGTTACCACATTGGAGTTCCCGGCATTTTCAAGTGTCGTTCGGGCATCGGTGGCGGCGGCATCGACATTTTTAGCAAGGGTCACCATCTGGGTGGCGCGAGCTGGATCCTGCTGGCCAAACGGAAGAGTGATTCTGCCGATTGTGGCAAGCGAGGGGATGACACCGCTCGAATCGGCAAGTTTGCCCTGAACAAAAAGTCCGGTTGCCGGGTCTACAAGATTGGAATTGGCGTCGAAGCCAAATGCCCCGGCGCGTGAATAAAAGGTATTGCCGTTGTTATCGCCCAGAATGAAAAAGCCTGAGCCCTGGATGGCCATATCCGTTATCTGACCTGTGGTCTCAAGACCGCCCTGCAAAAACAAATTGTCGAGCGCGGCGACCTGCATGCCAAGTCCCAACTGGACCGGGTTGGTACCGCCGGTCGATGCGTTAGGCCGTCCCGCTCCGCGGAACGTCTGTACAAGGGCTTCCTGAAAATTTACACGCCCTGCCTTGTACCCGATGGTGTTGACATTGGCGATGTTGTTACCGATTACGTTCATGCGCACCTGGTGATTTTTCAATCCCGACACGCCTGCAAATAGTGATGCCATCATAGCGACCAAACCTCCTTCTGATTCTGTCGCAAGGCCTCTCCATTTGAAATGGAGTCCAACCCTGATTCTATTGTGTTGTTATGTGTTTTCATTTTAGTTTTCATTAAATAATAACGGCTGAGTCTATTGATGTGACAACGCCTTCTTTGAGGTTCTCCCGGTCGAAGGCAGTAATGACAGTCCTGCTTTTCACAGAGACCACAAGAGCAGCATCGTCGGTGAGGATCAATGTTTCACGCGAGCCTTTGGTTTCGGCTTTGTCGATCCCCTGCGATATTTGGAGCAGCTTTTCATCGGACAGCTCTATACCGCGTGAGTGAAGTCTCTGCGAGGCATGTTTGGAAAATGTTACACCGCGCGAGCCATTCAATTCGGTGGACAAAACGTCCTTGAAGCTTCCTTTATTCGACACCGGAGATTGCTGAGTCGGCGCTTTGCCGCGATTGGAAATCTCGAGCAAATTCACTGGCCGCTGGTAGGCGCTTATTTTCATTCCATTTGACATATTTTTTTTCCCCTTACAATCCTTGTCAGATTACTTATTCCCCAGGTACATTTGAGCCCGGCTCACCGACGGTTCTGATATCGCCAAGCGGGATTTCTGAGCCATTGACTCTGAGATAGGCGGCTCCATCGCGGTACGTAATCGTAGTGACAATTCCAACAAGCGACAGACTCGGTGTAATCGTTCCGCCGCCAACGCTTGTGGCTGTAGCTTCAATTGTATAAAAGCCTTCAGGTACTCGATTGCCGCGATCATCAGTAGCATCCCATTGTACTGTTCCGCTTCCGGCCGCGA
The sequence above is a segment of the Candidatus Zixiibacteriota bacterium genome. Coding sequences within it:
- a CDS encoding TIGR02530 family flagellar biosynthesis protein — its product is MSNGMKISAYQRPVNLLEISNRGKAPTQQSPVSNKGSFKDVLSTELNGSRGVTFSKHASQRLHSRGIELSDEKLLQISQGIDKAETKGSRETLILTDDAALVVSVKSRTVITAFDRENLKEGVVTSIDSAVII
- a CDS encoding flagellar hook-basal body complex protein — encoded protein: MMASLFAGVSGLKNHQVRMNVIGNNIANVNTIGYKAGRVNFQEALVQTFRGAGRPNASTGGTNPVQLGLGMQVAALDNLFLQGGLETTGQITDMAIQGSGFFILGDNNGNTFYSRAGAFGFDANSNLVDPATGLFVQGKLADSSGVIPSLATIGRITLPFGQQDPARATQMVTLAKNVDAAATDARTTLENAGNSNVVTVSGTALDGVGGTHTISITGAQAQNARYTGANTGNDGSGNLVGVLGASMTLGVLGVTDFTNFGFSVDGTPVEIINGLNANSTVNDVINAINLIPKLKAELVGGQLQITRRTAGNPVDYNFTSTAGAVTTVPGPGANSGNVVGVLFGVNGATFASAGGAASTFVATDIFTPDRGFGASAGPITSQLGLTFNTSTGLVTGLTGLGNGGVSIDANTSGLATTGGNPLVIKTDPTLHATSINVYDAQGGKHTMTLEFFKSIVPNRWEWTAAMLGNEDITGGKLGYVQFNPDGSLNTFDYVGGASGVTIDPRNGSDVMSIAIDAGTIGQFDGLTGFAGQKTAQLIQQDGYGLGILEKIDIDQGGNIAGIFSNGVTRVLAQIMLADFTNQGGLRKSGRSMYQISPNSGAAVSGVAGQTISGSITSGALESSSVDIAQEFTSMITAQRGFQANARIITTSDAMLDELVNLKR